One genomic window of Evansella cellulosilytica DSM 2522 includes the following:
- a CDS encoding amidase family protein, which yields MENPKLKKLAHSWLTSASLSEINHKLVREELTSRELVLMYLYRIATLDKDKINAIIEINPEALQTAEAMDKERAVKGPRGKLHGIPVLIKDNIATNDKMHTSAGSVALADSFALKDAFIVKKLREAGAIILGKTNMTEWANFMGENMPTGYSSRGGQVTNPYGSEFIVGGSSSGSGAAIAAGFATVAIGTETSGSILSPASQNSLVGIKPTVGLISRNGIIPISHTQDTAGPMTKTVEDAVLLLNGIVGVDENDPITKTNHKLQNIDFTTFLRSDGLKGAKIGIAREVYFDYLSEDKAKVINGAIEKIKTLGADVVDITIPSTKSKWNIDVLKYEFKVGINTYLKEFTTCAKISSLTDIISFNENNRDVMLKYGQKMLLESNATSGTLTEKEYITSLEHDQYHAKDNGIDAALKEVDAIVFPNNFGASIPAKAGYPSITIPAGFTDEGEPVGITFTSAAFSEGILLSFAYAYEQATKERKAPNI from the coding sequence GTTAACGAGTGCGTCATTAAGTGAGATTAATCATAAACTAGTGCGTGAAGAGCTAACATCGCGCGAATTAGTGCTTATGTACTTATATAGGATTGCTACATTAGATAAAGATAAAATTAATGCGATTATTGAAATAAATCCAGAAGCGCTACAGACTGCAGAAGCAATGGATAAGGAACGAGCCGTAAAAGGACCAAGAGGTAAGCTACATGGTATCCCTGTTTTAATTAAGGATAATATAGCAACAAACGATAAAATGCACACGAGCGCAGGGTCAGTTGCTCTTGCTGACTCATTTGCCCTCAAAGATGCTTTTATAGTAAAAAAATTAAGAGAAGCAGGTGCAATTATTCTTGGGAAAACTAACATGACCGAATGGGCAAATTTTATGGGAGAAAACATGCCAACAGGATATAGTTCACGTGGTGGACAAGTCACAAACCCTTATGGCTCTGAATTTATTGTCGGTGGATCAAGCTCCGGGTCTGGCGCTGCGATTGCTGCTGGTTTTGCAACAGTTGCGATAGGAACAGAAACTTCAGGGTCCATATTAAGTCCTGCTAGTCAAAATTCCCTTGTAGGAATTAAACCGACTGTCGGTTTAATTAGTAGGAATGGGATCATTCCAATATCACACACTCAAGATACAGCAGGTCCAATGACAAAAACGGTAGAAGATGCAGTTTTGTTACTAAACGGTATTGTTGGCGTCGATGAAAACGACCCTATTACTAAAACAAATCATAAGCTGCAAAATATAGATTTCACGACCTTTTTACGTTCAGACGGGTTAAAAGGGGCTAAAATTGGAATAGCGAGAGAAGTTTATTTTGATTACCTTTCCGAAGATAAAGCGAAGGTTATCAATGGTGCAATTGAAAAAATAAAAACCCTCGGTGCTGATGTCGTTGATATAACGATTCCTTCCACTAAAAGCAAATGGAATATTGATGTCTTAAAATACGAATTTAAAGTAGGCATTAACACTTATTTAAAGGAATTTACAACATGTGCAAAAATATCTTCATTAACTGATATCATTTCCTTTAATGAGAACAATCGAGATGTCATGTTGAAATACGGGCAGAAAATGTTGTTAGAAAGTAATGCAACAAGTGGCACTCTTACCGAAAAAGAATATATTACAAGCTTAGAGCATGACCAGTATCACGCAAAAGATAATGGCATTGATGCTGCATTAAAAGAGGTAGACGCCATTGTTTTTCCAAACAACTTTGGCGCTAGCATCCCAGCTAAAGCAGGATATCCTTCCATTACTATCCCAGCAGGGTTTACAGACGAAGGGGAACCAGTTGGGATTACCTTTACAAGTGCAGCCTTTTCTGAAGGAATATTATTATCTTTTGCATATGCGTATGAGCAAGCGACAAAGGAGAGAAAAGCCCCAAACATTTAG